In Juglans microcarpa x Juglans regia isolate MS1-56 chromosome 4S, Jm3101_v1.0, whole genome shotgun sequence, a single window of DNA contains:
- the LOC121263199 gene encoding lysophospholipid acyltransferase LPEAT2-like produces MKQPLFRQACELSFTQRTTGGNDYILEHELGDFLGRGILDLNADEVHGMFNLFDSDNDGKISKDAFDSCLRKNPLLIAHFLPCLLHKGFSSQKLVLERWRA; encoded by the exons ATGAAGCAGCCATTATTCAGGCAAGCTTGTGAATTATCCTTTACTCAACGCACGACTGGGGGAAATGATTACATACTGGAACATGAA TTGGGAGATTTCCTTGGTCGTGGAATCCTAGACTTGAATGCTGATGAG GTCCATGGGATGTTCAATTTATTTGATTCTGATAATGATGGGAAGATAAGTAAGGATGCTTTTGATTCCTGCCTAAGAAAGAATCCTTTGCTGATAGCACATTTCTTACCTTGTTTGCTGCACAAGGGCTTCTCTTCTCAGAAGCTGGTGTTAGAACGCTGGAGGGCATAG